In one window of Megalopta genalis isolate 19385.01 chromosome 4, iyMegGena1_principal, whole genome shotgun sequence DNA:
- the LOC117222992 gene encoding uncharacterized protein LOC117222992 isoform X2, with amino-acid sequence MKSQEAREQSIDFIENDLIPEIVHDRHFCEPGSREFVEFESATVRLVELSRSSEIYRVDALIRFSGEPANFPLLVKLFPEDEERSHAASFDAYQNEEMFYSEMTAKYGADFVPRCYLADLSRYGRPVFVLEDLEAVGYSQADGELDVDHLVLCVQLLGKFHGRGLRLKATQPDIFRTFEARLLEVTLTEESMSHYEKRSSRLIDIVEGMPDPTLAGKVKSKLIKSPMETVKSIASENGKPIDVKVIDWQTMRYCSPAVDLGPILLYNMKYENGPSELQEMLTVYVDAVKSEYPEIAGEGLREDIVDKLLFACLILSFQEHISDDELARIIQEAERLNIFD; translated from the exons ATGAAGTCCCAGGAGGCTCGCGAGCAGAGTATCGATTTTATCGAGAACGATCTGATCCCGGAGATCGTGCACGACCGCCATTTCTGCGAGCCGGGATCACGGGAGTTCGTCGAATTCGAGTCCGCGACCGTTCGTCTGGTCGAGCTGAGTCGGAGCAGCGAGATTTATCGCGTGGACGCTCTGATCCGGTTCTCAGGCGAGCCGGCCAATTTCCCTTTGCTGGTGAAACTGTTTCCAGAGGACGAAGAACGCTCGCACGCGGCCAGCTTCGATGCTTACCAGAACGAGGAGATGTTTTATTCGGAGATGACGGCCAAGTACGGCGCCGATTTCGTCCCCAGGTGCTACCTCGCCGATCTAAGCCGCTACGGCAGACCGGTTTTCGTCTTAGAGGACTTGGAGGCGGTCGGCTACTCCCAGGCGGACGGGGAATTGGACGTGGATCACTTGGTATTGTGCGTGCAGTTGCTGGGAAAGTTTCACGGCAGGGGACTCAGGCTGAAGGCTACCCAGCCGGATATCTTCAGGACATTCGAGGCGAGGCTGCTCGAGGTCACCCTCACCGAGGAGTCGATGAGCCATTACGAGAAGAGATCTTCCAG GTTAATTGACATCGTGGAAGGAATGCCAGACCCGACGTTGGCCGGGAAGGTAAAGTCGAAGTTGATTAAGAGCCCGATGGAGACGGTGAAGAGCATCGCGTCGGAG AACGGGAAACCGATCGACGTGAAGGTAATCGACTGGCAAACAATGCGGTACTGTTCACCGGCCGTCGATCTTGGACCCATTCTACTGTATAATATGAAGTACGAGAACGGACCGTCCGAACTTCAGGAGATGTTGACGGTTTACGTGGACGCAGTGAAGTCCGAGTATCCGGAGATAGCCGGTGAAGGATTGAGGGAGGATATCGTCGACAAGCTTCTGTTTGCCTGTCTCATCTTATCCTTCCAGGAACACATCAGCGACGACGAACTCGCGCGGATCATTCAAGAAGCGGAACGATTGAACATCTTCGACTGA
- the LOC117222992 gene encoding uncharacterized protein LOC117222992 isoform X1 — MKSQEAREQSIDFIENDLIPEIVHDRHFCEPGSREFVEFESATVRLVELSRSSEIYRVDALIRFSGEPANFPLLVKLFPEDEERSHAASFDAYQNEEMFYSEMTAKYGADFVPRCYLADLSRYGRPVFVLEDLEAVGYSQADGELDVDHLVLCVQLLGKFHGRGLRLKATQPDIFRTFEARLLEVTLTEESMSHYEKRSSRLIDIVEGMPDPTLAGKVKSKLIKSPMETVKSIASEVNELATICHGHFSHDNLLFKYQNGKPIDVKVIDWQTMRYCSPAVDLGPILLYNMKYENGPSELQEMLTVYVDAVKSEYPEIAGEGLREDIVDKLLFACLILSFQEHISDDELARIIQEAERLNIFD, encoded by the exons ATGAAGTCCCAGGAGGCTCGCGAGCAGAGTATCGATTTTATCGAGAACGATCTGATCCCGGAGATCGTGCACGACCGCCATTTCTGCGAGCCGGGATCACGGGAGTTCGTCGAATTCGAGTCCGCGACCGTTCGTCTGGTCGAGCTGAGTCGGAGCAGCGAGATTTATCGCGTGGACGCTCTGATCCGGTTCTCAGGCGAGCCGGCCAATTTCCCTTTGCTGGTGAAACTGTTTCCAGAGGACGAAGAACGCTCGCACGCGGCCAGCTTCGATGCTTACCAGAACGAGGAGATGTTTTATTCGGAGATGACGGCCAAGTACGGCGCCGATTTCGTCCCCAGGTGCTACCTCGCCGATCTAAGCCGCTACGGCAGACCGGTTTTCGTCTTAGAGGACTTGGAGGCGGTCGGCTACTCCCAGGCGGACGGGGAATTGGACGTGGATCACTTGGTATTGTGCGTGCAGTTGCTGGGAAAGTTTCACGGCAGGGGACTCAGGCTGAAGGCTACCCAGCCGGATATCTTCAGGACATTCGAGGCGAGGCTGCTCGAGGTCACCCTCACCGAGGAGTCGATGAGCCATTACGAGAAGAGATCTTCCAG GTTAATTGACATCGTGGAAGGAATGCCAGACCCGACGTTGGCCGGGAAGGTAAAGTCGAAGTTGATTAAGAGCCCGATGGAGACGGTGAAGAGCATCGCGTCGGAGGTGAACGAGCTTGCCACGATATGCCACGGTCATTTTTCACACGATAACCTTCTGTTCAAATACCAGAACGGGAAACCGATCGACGTGAAGGTAATCGACTGGCAAACAATGCGGTACTGTTCACCGGCCGTCGATCTTGGACCCATTCTACTGTATAATATGAAGTACGAGAACGGACCGTCCGAACTTCAGGAGATGTTGACGGTTTACGTGGACGCAGTGAAGTCCGAGTATCCGGAGATAGCCGGTGAAGGATTGAGGGAGGATATCGTCGACAAGCTTCTGTTTGCCTGTCTCATCTTATCCTTCCAGGAACACATCAGCGACGACGAACTCGCGCGGATCATTCAAGAAGCGGAACGATTGAACATCTTCGACTGA